The Brassica napus cultivar Da-Ae chromosome C7, Da-Ae, whole genome shotgun sequence genome has a segment encoding these proteins:
- the LOC106349238 gene encoding LOB domain-containing protein 25: MSSSYSNYTNSPCAACKFLRRKCTSDCVFAPYFPPEEPKKFANVHRIFGASNVSKILQEVEPHQREDAVNSLAYEAEARLRDPVYGCVGAISVLQRQVLGLQRELEETNADIMRYASCLGGETTSVYGARRG; the protein is encoded by the coding sequence ATGTCGTCGTCGTATTCCAACTATACAAACTCACCGTGCGCGGCATGCAAGTTCCTCCGGCGGAAGTGCACTTCAGACTGCGTATTCGCACCGTATTTTCCGCCAGAGGAACCTAAAAAGTTTGCGAACGTCCACCGGATATTCGGGGCAAGCAACGTCAGCAAGATCCTCCAGGAGGTGGAGCCACATCAACGAGAAGATGCAGTAAACTCGCTTGCTTACGAGGCGGAAGCAAGGCTAAGAGATCCAGTGTATGGTTGCGTTGGGGCCATCTCAGTGCTCCAAAGACAGGTCTTGGGGCTGCAAAGGGAACTAGAGGAGACTAATGCTGATATCATGAGGTATGCTAGTTGCCTTGGTGGTGAAACGACTTCGGTTTATGGAGCCCGGAGAGGTTGA